CCGCCGTGCAAAAGGATAATCCGGGGGCCGCGGTGGCGGGGCGCAGGGAAGTGTCCCCGCGCAGTGACGGATGTCCAGGTGGGGGAAGAGACGTGGAGGCCGCTGCATCCAGGGCCTCTGAGCGCTTGTTCCtcttggttgaatgaatgaatggggttGGAGAAGCCAGGGCTCCTAAGTCCCTGGATCGGAGTGCCTTGGGGCACAAATGCCACTCCTGATCCCCTGAGTCAGGCCTCCAGAGCAAGCCTGTTAGCACGCCGGTCCAGGGACCACACCCTCCATGTTACCTGTCCCAGGCCCTGTGTCTGGAGGCCACCCTTTCCAGAGTCTAATTCTACCTGCTGCAAAGGGTGCCAGTAGACCTCTCGCGTTTAGAAGGGTCTCATTTCCACGTGGGTCACTCAGAGCCTAGACCTCAGCCAAGGGCCACCAACGCTTGAGCATCTTCTCTGCAGCTGCAGACCCTTCATTCAGGTCTCTCCCTCCGGTCTCCCACCTtactcccccccatcccccctccaaCTCTAGGGTGCACCCAGGGTGAGGAAGGGGAAAGGCTGAGGACATATGGTCCCAGGACTCCAGATCCAAAGATCAGGGAGCTCCTGGCAGATGATCCCTCACACTCAGCCTGGCCCAGGAGAGGAGCTTCTGGCCACAGGAGAAGCACAGCAAGGGAGGAGGCAGCAGTGCTGCCCTGGGCCTCTGCCAGGTCATCAGGAGGAAACCCGTGCTTCCGCAGGAAACGAGAGATTCCCAAATGGCTTTGACGCCAGCCCCTCCGCTCTGCAGTACTCGTGGCATTGCCCCAGGGCCAGGGAGTCAGACTAGGTTCAAGTCTAATCTTGACCACTcagagctgtgtgactttggacatgtTAATCaacctctgtgcctcattttaaATGGGAATCCTAATCCGTACTTTTGGAGAGGTGGCTGTGAGGATGAACTGAGAGGAATGTGTTCATTTAGACCCACTCATTTTCAGCTTCTCCCCTTGCAAGctgtatgaccctgggcaagggATTTTGAAACTgtgttcctcagtttccccaactgtaaaatgagatggTAATAGTCCCTCCCTCAGAGGGTTACGCGTGAAGATCAGTCGCCGTTATTCAGAAGACCAATGCAGTCAGTCATTTGTGAAAGTATTCTCCTCCCAAGCAGCTGGACCGAGCTGGTGGTACCAGAAGAGATCAGACACTGCTCTGACCTTCCTGTGCCATCCCTGGGGAGACATCCCTGCCATCCCTTCTGAGTGTTTTGACAGATGTTCTGCAAGAGCATGCCCTGGGCTTGACCTTGCTGGGAGACTAAAGTGTTCCACAGATGTGACTGCCTCCTTCCCCAGGTTGACGGGGAGAGCATCCTTGTGAAATGATGGGTGTGTGATAGACACAAGGAAGAACTTCCAGAGGCAACCTTGTTTAGGTCCTGGGGGAAGTGATCCAGTGAGGGCAGCTCCAGATGGTCTCTGGTAGGGCCCTTCAAGAAGAGGCTTGTTCCTCTGCACCTCCCAGCTGacccagaggcaggaggtggacACACGGACTCTTGCACCATTGCTTCCATGCTCTGTTATGTCCGTGAGGTGTACAATCTTCATTCATtggttcattcaataaatgtttcctgagtCCCAGCCACATGCCAGGCAGTGTGAGCAGGAGGGCGATGACACCTGTGCAAGCCTGATGTGTTAGTGTcagtgggtgggggtgaggtgggcaGAGAGGATTTTGGAGCAAGGCCCCTTCCAGCTGCGAGACAAATTGGTGGGCACACTGCCTCTCtcaaggctcagttttctcatctgtaaaatgggataagtTGCTTGATTGTTGCAGGACGAAAGCAGATTGGCAGGAGCAAAGTGGCCCACGTGGGGTCAGTGCAGCACGCTGCAGTCCCATCCCCAGCACAGCTGCTGGCCTGAGGGTTTGAAGGCCCGGGGAAGAGCTGTTGAGTGCACACAGGGGAGCAATGGCACAGCTGTGGGTTTTCAGACAGGGCAATGGGAATGTAGAGGGGAGCCTGAGAAATGGGTCAGAGCGGAAGCCACACCTCCTTGGCAGGGGAGCCAGCAATGCCCTCCTGTACAGGCCATGCTTCAGGAACTTCAGACACCCCATGTGCCAGCTACTTTGTGGTTATGATCCTAGAGATGGGAAACGGAAGCCTGGAGAGAGGCTGAGTCATTTGTGAGAGAGCCAGGAGCACAGTGACTGATGGGGACGACAGCGATGGCACTGGTAGTGCCGTGGTTAAGAGCGTGGACCCTGCAGCCACACTGCCTGGATCCACGTCCCACCGCgtgctggctgtgtggcctttggGCAgcttacttcacctctctgggcctgagtttcctaatctgtaaaatagggataaaagtAGTCCCCACTTCACAGtggtgaggaatgaatgaatcgAGGTGTGTAAAGCCCTGAACGGTGCCTGGCCTGTGTCAGCCCCTGATAGCCCTGAGgtactctttttgttgttgtttttggtttttggccgcACCGAGGGCTtgtgggggatcttagttccccaaccagggatcgaacccatgctccctgcagtggaagcacgaagtcctaaccactggaccaccagggaagtcccccctaaGGTGCTTTTTTTCCTTACACCCCAGAAACTGCCCGACAAGAACCCTAAAGGGGGCGAAACTACCCGCCCTGACCCACTCAAGGAGCAGGTCTCCAGGGCTGGTGAGGGGCTTCGGCAAGAAGGACAGCTGGGACTGTGGCCTTTGGAGGAGGGGACAAGAAAAGGGCTGGGGCTTGTTGGTGGCCAAGGACCTGAGAACCCAGGTTGCCAGACCGGGTCAGTTGCCCTGAATGCCTGTTGTTCTGCCCCCCAAGCCAGGATCCAGGGCGAGCCTCCCCCGCCCctgcacagcacacacacaccagggagCAGAAGGGCCTCTGCTGTTAGTTGTCTGCGGGCTGTTgtcaggaagggaaggaaatcGTGCCCTGACAAGCCTCCCTCACAAGCTGGACTGGCCGGGACCAGAGAGCAAAAGGGACCACCCCAGGGGACCCAGGCTGGGGTCTCTGAGCCCCAGGGCAGAAGGCTGACCAGGCCTCCTGCCCTCTGGCTTTGAGACTTTACCGTTGGCCAGACACCAGGATGGTTGAGAGCTACAGGCTTCATGTGTATGTGTGGGAGTTCCCCAGAGACCAGGCCCTTTCTGGAGCTGGTGGCAGCTCCGTATATTTTCTGAGTCACCCAGTGGACAGGGGAGGGATTGACCGTGGGTGGAGCTTGGGTTAATTTGGGTTTTGAGTCCTCTTGTTCGAAAGAGGCCTCAGGTGGCAGAGGGCATATGCCCTGTTCTCTGGAAGTGCCCACATTGGCCCCCAAAACACAAGATCTGGGCTCTGACTTCCTGGCTCCACCATTTACCAGGGGGCCTTTGTGACTCTGAGCCTCGGTTCCCTCATTTgtacaaatgggaaaaataagagTCCCCTCATCGAGTTGCCAGAGGGTTAAATGAGCTAATTCGCGTGGAGGGTTAGAGCAGCTCTTGTCACCTGGGAAGCGCTTAATGGATATTGGCTGTTCTTATTATGGTAATTACCATAGTAATTATTATCACAGTCCTTATGTGGAGATATGGGGGGCTGCGATAGGACAGAACAGACTCTGCGTGGTCTGATGGGAATTAAAACccaccctgggacttcccttgtggcacagtggttaagaatctgcctgccgatgcaggggacacgggttcgagccctggtccaggaagatgccgcagagcaactaaacccatgtgccacaactactgagcctgcactctagagctggcgagccacaattactgagcccgtgtgccacaactactgaagcccatgcgcctagaacctgtgctccacaacaaagagaagccacagcaatgagaagcccacgcaccacaacaaagagtagccctcgctcgccgcaactagagaaagcccgtgcacagcaacgaagacccagtgcagccaaaaaaaaaaaaaaaaaaaaaaaagaaaccccacccTGGAGTCAGCCTGCCTAGGATTGCATCCTGACACTACCATGTActtggctgtgtgatcttgggcaagttccttaacctctctgagcctaattttcttctataaaaaggggatggggcttccctggtggcacagtggttgagagtctgcctgccgatgcaggggacgcgggtttgtgccccggtccaggaggatcccacatgccgcggagcggctgggcccgtgagccatggctgctgagcctgcgcgtccggagcctgtgctccgcagcgggagaggccacagcagtgagaggcccgcgtaccgcaaaaaaaaaaaaaggggataaTTATTGTGCTTACATGGCAGGGTCATTGTGTTAGCCATGTAAGAAGGACCAGGAGCAGAGCCCGCACGTAGTGGGGCCTCGGGAAATGTTGACTATCATGGTTGCTTTGGGGCTTGGAGAAGCTGCAGAAACCTAAGTGTTTGGGGACAGAACAGCTGAGGGGCTGGGGATGTTGTGACAGGCAGTTGCTTGGGACACCCTGGGCTTATTGGGTGGAACTTTCAGATCAGGCCTCTGCAGGGCTCTGGTTGGGGAGGAGGAGTAGGGAGCCCAGAAAACCAGCAGGTTGCCCCCCACCTTCCCTGCTTTCCCATCCCCCTTAGTGAACTTCTCCAGAGGCTCCTGGGAAACATGCAGATGCTCAGCACCACTGCCATTGTGCCAGCAGGTCTGGGAGGGGCCCAGGCATCTTCATGTTCTAACAGGTTCCCCAAGAGGTCCAGGGAGCACAGTTAGAGAAACCCTGACAGAGGCCATGAGCCCCACCCCGTCCCGGGCCCCAGAACACCCACTGTCTGCTTGCTCGGCTAGGACCGCAGCACTACAGCAGGGGAGGCagtagaaaaaaaagagtttctacAGTAGAGATGCCCACTGGTCTTCCCTGAGCCacagtttacccatctgtaaaatgggggtgatagtGGGCCCTTCCTCACAGAAGGAACCTGTCAGCTGTTCAGCTGGGCCCTGGCACATAGCGGCTTCTCTCCTTGAGCCTTGGGGGCTTTCTCAGCTCAACCCTCCTCTCCAGCCCACCCCCAGTGACTGggttcttccttcctcctccccgcaTTCCACCTTCAGAGTGAAGCTGCCCCTTTCATGGCTGCCCTGACATTTTATCAGTCCATACTCGACTTCTCGGCATCTCCTCACtgccaggcctgtgctgggcATGAAGGTTGAAAAAGGatgagcagggacttccctggtggcgcagtggttaagaatccacctgccgggagTTGACTGAGGCAAGATCGGGTTTTAGGTGTAGGCTTCCCTCACGGATTAGAAAGAAGATGTCTTGTGCTGAGtattcttttcatgtgccaaGTCTAGAGGAGCTTGTTGGAGTTCTGCAGAAGGGGCTAACGGATAACTTTGCTGATGTCCAGGTCTCTGTAGTTGATTGCCCTAATTTGACCAAGGAGCCATTTACCTTTCCCGTAAAAGGTATCTGTGGGAAAACTAGAATTGCAGAAGTAGGAGGTGTACCTTACTTATTGCctcttacaaataaaaaaaaagtttatgatcTAAATAAAATCGCAAAAGAAATCCAGCTTCCTGGAGCTTTTGTTCTTGGAGCAGGAGCAGGCCCATTTCAGACTCTTGGATTCAATTCTGAGTTTATGCCAGTTGTTCAAACAGAAAGTGAACACAAACCTCCTGTGAATGGAAGTTACTTTGCTCATGTTAACTCTGCAGATGGAGGGTGCCTACTTGAGAAATACAGTGAGAAATATCATGATTTTGGGTTTGCATTACTGGCTAATCTTTTTGCCAGTGAAGGCCAGCCTGGAAAGGTCATTGAGGTGAAAGCCAAAAGAAGAACTGGAAAACTTAACTTTGTGACTTGTATGAGACAGACTCTTGAAAAACATTATGGAGATAAGCCTGTAGGAATGGGAGGTACTTTCGTGATTCAGAAGGGAAAAGTGAAGACTCATATTATGCCAGCAGAATTTTCTTCCTGCCCATTGAACTCTGATGAAGACGTGAATAAATGGTTACGTTTTTATGAGATGAAGGCTCCTTTGGTTTGTCTGCCAGTTTTTATCTCCAGAGACCCAGGGTTTGATTTGCGGTTGGAGCACACTCATTGTTTTAGTCATCATGGAGAAGGTGGACACTACCATTATGACACCACCCCAGATATAGTGGAATATCTTGGATACTTCTTACCTGCAGAGTTTCTCTATCGCATTGATCAACCAACAGAGACCCATTCATTTGGGCGAGATTAAATCAACTGATACTCGTTTGACTGATTAACTCATTAATTGATACTAATATAAAGCCTAATAGAAATGATCTCACTACTTAATAAGCCCTATTTTTTTCGGCCTTTGAAATGAAAGGTATGTCGACACTGTGCTCTGTATTGCTTCACAGATCTATCTGAAAGGGATTATTGGGAACAAAGACACATGATGGAgatgttcttcattctttttattctaaaaatcagtcttgggcttccctggtggcacagtggttgacagtccgcctgccgatgcaggggagacaggtttgtgccctggtccgggaagatcccacatgccgtggagcggctgggcccgtaggccatggccgctgagcctacacgtccggagcctgtgctccgcaacgggagaggccacaacagtgagaggcccgcataccacacacacacacaaaaatcagtcttatgtttataattaaatataaacaggATTAAGAATCAAGTGATGATTCCTACTAGCTAATGGCAATAATTTACATTTGTATATTCAGTTTTTCAAGTTAGTCTTACAACTGCTAAGTGGATGTTTCTGGGTATTAGAAAAATCAGTGCTGGAAATGTTGATAGTTGTTAAATCtttctactgaatttttaaaatccattttagaAGTCAAAGTACACTTTTTTCATGGAATAAGGTGGTCAGAGGGAGCAACTTTACTCCTTTTGGTGATGTTGAACCATACTCTGAAGTTTGTAATTTGCCTTTAACAAATATTAGCAACCAGATGGTTAGCCATGATTCCTCCTTTGTTTGGACTGTCAATTGGAAGCAGTTTGTGCCTTGTTGGTTATTTGCgagaagtgaaaagaaacagcATCAAAATACAACCTCGAAGTGAGTAtactttaatttataaatgaggCTATTACCAAATATGACTACTATCCTTcatgaaatgtaaaattatacCTTTACCAATTGTAATGACTGAAGTTTTCCTCAGTGTTTTTCTATAATAATCATGAGCCAAAAACAACTCTCTAATCTTGTAATGCCAACACTGATTTAGGAGCTTTTTAGTACTAAGCATATAATAAATTGTCTTTGGATGTTAactataacaaatattttttgtctttggatgttaACTATAACATGTCCAGTGAGTATAAAttcctaaatattattttttaataaacactaGTTTGcaccaaaagaaatgaataaaaattttacattcataaaaaaaaaaaaaaaaaaaaaaaaaaaagaatccacctgccaattcaggggacacgggttcaatgcctggtccgggaagatcccacatgccgcggatcaactaaggccatgtgccacaactactgagcctgcactctagagcccgcatgccactactcctgagcccacgtgccacaactactgaagcccacacgctctagggcccgcatgccgcaactactgagcccgcatgttgcaactgctgaagcccatgtgcctagagcctgtgctccgcaacaagaaaagctaccgcaatgagaagcccgcacaccgcaacgaagagtagccccctcccgccgcaactagagaaagcccacgtgcggcaaagacccaacgcaaccaaaaataaattttaaaaaatataataaattagaaataaatagggcttccctggtggcgcagtggttgagagtccgcctgccgatgcaggggacacaggttcgtgccccggtccaggaagatcccacatgccgcggagcggctgggcccgtgagccatggccgctgagcctgcgcgtccggagtctgtgctccgcaacgggagaggccacaacggtgagaggcccgcgtaccgcaaaaaataaataaataaataaaaatgacgtctaaaaaaagaaaaaggatgagcagccctgtccctgccctcagagtGTAGACCAGATGGAACGTGGGACACAGAGCTCCCAGGAAGCTAATAGCTGGAGGTGTGGGGGGGTGCTCTTGAAGCCCAAAGTGCTCAACAGGCCCCGTCCCCCGACTCTGCGCCCACACCGAGTCAGAAATTGCCAGACGCATGAGGAAACAAGGTCCTACGAGTAAGGACCCACAGGACAGCCCGGTAACAGACCCGTGAAGACTCGAGTTACTGGATTTATCAGACCAGATTTATAAAATGACTGTGCTTAAGTCGTGgttaaagaaagaaggaggagccccccccaaccccccccaatGACATTTCTCCCTTCTGTCCACAGACAGCAGCCCGCTCGTGGGCAACACGCCCGCCGGTTATGGGACCCTGACGATAGAGACATCTATAGATCCCCTCAGCTCCTCAGTTTCATCCGTGGTacgtgggcaggggaggggcaggggcaacTCCAGGTGGGGGTGGTACAGGCCCACCCAGATACCCTggcttcctcctccagcccccgcCCATCCCACTCCCTGGCCTGCTCTCGCCCGTGTCCACAGAGGCTCAGCGGCTACTGTGGCAGTCCATGGAGGGTCATCGGCTATCACATCGTGGTCTGGGTGATGGCGGGGATCCCTCTGCTGCTCTTCCGATGGAAGCCCATGTGGCGGGTGCGGCTGCGGCTCCAGCCGTGCAGCCTGGCCCACGCCGAAACCCTCGTTATCGAAATAAGAGACAAAGAGGTGAGAGACGGGGGAGCAGGGGCGAGCCTGGAGCTGGAGTGGGGTGGCGGTGGCTCAGGGTTGCGGGGCGGAGGATGCTCGGGTTCTCAGCCCAACCTGGCCGCTGACGTTCTGTGGGACCTTACACAGGTGCTTCTCCTCCCTGGACCTCAGCTTTCCTATCTGAGCAGTGGGCAGACGGGACGGGGTGGGTGATTCCCAAGGAGGTCACCTCTATCCTTGATCCCTGCCTCCTCCAGCAGGGGCCACCTGGCTGTCGGgtggggccagggaggggaggggtctcTTCCAGGACTGAGTCCACACCTCCGTGTTCCAGGATAGTTCGTGGCAGCTCTATACTGTCCAGGTGCAGACTGAGGCCATCAGCAAAGACAGGTGAGGCAGCCCCATCGCCCCTTCCCAGGAGCCCctgctccccctgccctccccccgtGAAGGCTCTGATCCCGGGGTCTCCCATCCGAGAGAGGGAAGGTGGCTctgtggggatggggaggtgCTGGGGCAGCTCCCAGAACTCCATGGTaaccccacccccgtccccagcCTGGAGCTGCCCCCACAGACCCAGGCGGAGGACGGCCGGAGCCAGGCAGCTGTGGGGACACTACCAGAGGGGACATGGAAGGACACCGCCCGGCTCCACAGGACTGAAGAGGCAGTAAGTGGACAGCTGGGTTCTGGACAAGTCCTTgcctgtctctgggcctcagattcaCACCCTGTACAATGGGGACTGGACTCCAGCTGTTCTCTGGGCGCCTCTGGTTCTCTCGTCCCAGTCGTCCAGGATGCTGGCCGATCACCTTCTACCCCTCCATGCCTCTCCCGCCTCTTTCCTGTGCCATCGCCCTGCCGCCCCCCACACACTCCTCCTGGGGCCGCCTCCAGcccacctctcctctctcccacccagCAGCGGACGCTGCGCTACTACCTCTTCCGGGGCCAGCGCTATGTCTGGATCGAGACCCAGCAGGCCTTCTGCCGAGTCAGGTAGGGGTCAGGGCCGGCGACGCTACACCACGCCCACAGCGGGTGCTGCATTGGGCAGAGAAGGTGGCATGAGGTGGCCCAGCCTGGACTCCCCTCTCAGCTCTGTGCCTTGGCCCCCTCAACTCGCTGAGCCTGTCTGTAAATAGCTCATGAAGGGAATCCCGGCCTCCTAGGGTTGTTTCGAGGGTAAAGTATATTACTGTCATGTAAGGCTTGGCACGGCACCTGGCCTGAGGTGGCAACACTGCTGTGAATCAGACCGTAAGCTCTGGACTTGGACCTTCTGTTTGGCGTCTTGTACCTGCTCTGCCACCTActaagtgcttgataaatacGAGCTCAGTTTATGTCTTAGTTTGAGCCCCGAGAAGCAGACCTCAAGACGAGGATTCAAGTGCAGGGAATCTGTTTGCAAGGTGATGCCAGGAGACGTAGGGGAAGTGAGGCCGGGAAGAGAAGGCAGCCGGTGGAGGGGGCTTGACGTGGGCACCTGGAGCACAGTCCCTTGGGGATCCCTTTGAGCCAGTGTAGAGCACGCACCTCAGGGTGCCCTCACCCAAGGAGTGAGGAAACCAGGGGGTACGTACCCCTCACCTTCCTACCGTTACCGGTTGCGGAATACATGAACTCTTGCACAACTTCGCCCTTCCTAGCTCACGGGCAGACCATGCTTATGCAGCCAGGAGAAGCCCTCAAGCCAGGACAGGTGTTTCCAGTAAGAGGCTGCACCGCACAGACATGAATTCcaagggggtgtggggagggcacCAACAGCCTCTGCTACGTGAGAGGAGTAGCAAAACTCGCtgacgtgggacttccctggtggcgcagtggttaagaatctgtctgccaacggaggggacacaggttcgatccctggtccgggaagatcccacatgctgcagagcagctaagcctgtgcgccacaactactgagcctgcgctctagagtccgcgagccacaactactgaagccccacatgcctagagcccatgcttcgcaacaagagaagccactgcaatgagaagcccgtgcactgcaaagaagagtagcccccgctcgctgcaactatagaaaagcccgcacacagcattgaagacccaacgcagccaaaaaaaaatttttaaaaatcgctGACCTTTGTCACCTAGTAAGTGCCAGGAACCGTCCAAGCACTTTGCAAaacttatctcatttaatccacccGTAGCCCTGTGAGGGAGATGCTGTCACCGTCTCCATCTTGCAGATGAGAagtctgaggcccagagaggttaagtgacttacctaAGAAGGCATCATTGTAAAGAAAGCTCTAAATGTCACTAAATAATAGCGGCTGTTGTCACTGTTAAGTATTATCATCATCACTCATCGTTTTTCCTGGGTGAGATGGTTTGGGGCCCCATCAGAGGAACAGAAGGAGAAAGTTAGGCCCAGAGTTCATGAGGGACCAGCTTTCTCCCGGGAACTCGGTGTGGCAGAGGTGGaccaggaggggtggggggtgcagaGCTCAGACCCCACCACCCACACAAGTGCCTCTCCCATCCTCCCAGCCTGCTGGACCACGGCCGCACCTGTGACGACCTCCACTGCTCCAGCACCGGCCTCAGCCTCCAGGACCAAACCGTGAGGTGGGTGCTGCCCTGAGAGCTGGGGCCTCCTCTCTTACCCCCCTGGGTGTGGCCTTCTTCCAGTCAcctgcttctctgggcctcagttttcccagctgGAAAGTAGGGCGCTCCATCACTGCTAGAGGGTCCAGCTGCCACGGCCCCTCCATCTGATGGCCCTGCCGCTTTTCCTCTTACAGGAAGACCATCTACGGCCCCAACGTGATCAGTGTACCAGTCAAGTCCTATCCCCAGCTGCTGGTGGACGAGGTAGGGCTGTCCCTGGGCCCCGCCCCAGCTCTGGCCtgagctggctgtgtgacctgggccaggggcttgccctctctgggctacCCTTACAGCTGTCCTCTCCTCCATGGTGGAGAGCTGTCTCAGAACCAGCCCCAGTCAGCTCAGGGAGAGGAATTGGAAGTTCTGGTCCAGGCTGGGACTGGGGCTTAGAGGCCAAGAGACAAACCCACACAGCCTGGgctcctgctgtgtgccaagcTCCAGGCTCCAGAGTCTGGGTCCTTTCCGTGCATTACCCACTTTCACGCTCCAACAGCCTCGTGGTAGGGACATTCCGTTCACACATGAAGAACCGGAGCTACAGAGTAGGGGACGTGGCATGGCCAAGGTCACATGGGGACAAAGGGAAGCCAGTGACGTGGACACACCTAGAGTACGCTGCTAACATCCCAGCCCTCTGAGCCAGGGGCAGACACCTGTGAGACAGAGAGGAGGCCTTGGAGTCTGGCCTGATGTAAACTCTAGTCGGTCACCTGGGAGCTGTGTGGTTttaggcaagtgacttaacccttctgtgcctcagtttcctcagctgtaaaatgaagcTGATGGTAGCATCTGCCTTGTGGAATTGTCCTCACCATCGTATGGCATTTAGATGATGTGCTTAGCAGGGGCCTGGCGTGTAAACACCCGTGTGTCCTCTTTAGAGCAAAGAAGCTGCTGGCTCAAGGGACATCTGGACAGGACTGACCAGGAGACAGGCCTGGCTTTCGTCCTTTGGCAACTGCCGGGCCCTCT
The sequence above is drawn from the Tursiops truncatus isolate mTurTru1 chromosome 1, mTurTru1.mat.Y, whole genome shotgun sequence genome and encodes:
- the LOC117308555 gene encoding ester hydrolase C11orf54 homolog — its product is MPVVQTESEHKPPVNGSYFAHVNSADGGCLLEKYSEKYHDFGFALLANLFASEGQPGKVIEVKAKRRTGKLNFVTCMRQTLEKHYGDKPVGMGGTFVIQKGKVKTHIMPAEFSSCPLNSDEDVNKWLRFYEMKAPLVCLPVFISRDPGFDLRLEHTHCFSHHGEGGHYHYDTTPDIVEYLGYFLPAEFLYRIDQPTETHSFGRD